The Bombus fervidus isolate BK054 chromosome 8, iyBomFerv1, whole genome shotgun sequence genome window below encodes:
- the Fig4 gene encoding polyphosphoinositide phosphatase FIG4 isoform X4: MDEKIISTVVFHPIISSIQKIALYETKSRFYLMGSNNTLTRFRVLKIDRMEPKELVVVDDKREYTQDEIKDLVNMIDMGNRTRTGQRSNIGGVAKIVSAFGIVGFVRFLEGYYIILVTKRRRVAVIGHHTIYKIEDTSMIYIPNDTIRVFHPDEQRYVKMFQSIDLSSNFYFSYSYDLTHTLQNNMTPPKHIKPDIFNTNNTDSNQAENSDTEDAEDFFNIWASKKNYWNNSGTEKYIDYGVRSNPHRRFVWNSHLLKPVENDLHRDWILYVTHGFIGQSNVSIFGRSMYITIIARRSNKYAGTRFLKRGANFDGDVANEVETEQIVHDSGVSSLSKGRFSSFVQMRGSVPGHWSQDVSKMVPKPTITCDLADPYVETAGAHFNQLLRRYGSPIIILNLVKKREKKKHESTLSEELYMAVKYLNQFLSPEHHIQYIRFDMARMNKRKKFNVMARLANIAHNAVLKTGIFQSQNPYYSQRNLFSPQPNYNKKSHKTNSNTISSFNTYGIQNYTNISIGDNLSVSCSTDFKFARENKYNELHDIENKVRQCFGKRGTLQTGIIRTNCVDCLDRTNTAQFAIGKCALGFQLCALGVLESPKLEFDSDCVRMLEELYEDHGDTLALQYGGSQLVHRIKTYRKTAPWTSQGNDIMQTLSRYYSNTFSDQEKQHTINLFLGLFIPEEGKPPIWELLTDYYLHHKPACHYSRRIKPLTQWWDTTVLRCLPYALNEITKTCSEIIQVQNSTEEMIDVYYDYHRPYELSLLSEVYAYKISHSVRDFMPHFTTSFSPFAVRIRPGRRREETGNKNLNMKNPSMTGQSSTSSTTSSASSSDDSSSDEYENHQHTNDSQFVMSKESSEFTSFELLFPSMKEVYGTQPQYPKRNDVILYKRFALIGRNATYSSDYTKLRSKLAQQVSFPEVTTTVVQVPVIKKSSISIYEQYVKRAEVGGSVPSTNDINLYENYVKQQLPKRLIYSN, encoded by the exons ATGGATGAAAAGATTATTTCAACTGTAGTATTTCATCCTATTATTTCTTCAATACAAAAAATTGCCCtttatgaaacaaaatct AGGTTTTATTTAATGGGTTCAAATAATACTTTAACACGTTTCCgtgtattaaaaatagacCGTATGGAACCGAAAGAATTAGTTGTTGTAGATGATAAAAGAGAATATACTCAAGATGAAATAAAGGACCTTGTAAATATGATAGACATGGGTAATCGTACACGTACTGGACAAAGAAGTAATATTGGAGGAGTTGCCAAAATTGTTTCGGCTTTTGGAATTGTTG GTTTTGTACGTTTCTTAGAAGGATACTATATAATTCTTGTTACCAAACGACGTAGAGTGGCTGTAATTGGGCatcatacaatatataaaatagaagacACTTCAATGATTTATATTCCAAATGATACTATCCGTGTTTTTCACCCTGATGAACAAAGATATGTGAAGATGTTTCAAAGTATAGATCTTAGTAGTAATTTCTACTTCAGTTATTCTTATGACCTAACGCATACTTTACAAAATAACATGACTCCACCAAAACATATCAAAcctgatatttttaatacaaataacaCGGATTCAAATCAAGCAGAGAATAGCGATACTGAAGATGCAGAAGACTTTTTCAATATTTGGGcatctaaaaaaaattattggaataaTAG TGgtacagaaaaatatatcgattatGGTGTACGAAGTAATCCGCACCGTCGATTTGTGTGGAATTCGCATTTATTGAAACCAGTAGAAAATGACTTGCATCGTGACTGGATTTTATATGTTACACACGGTTTTATTGGTCAATCAAATGTCAGTATTTTTGGAAGATCTATGTATATAACTATTATAGCTAGAAGGAGTAATAAGTATGCAGGTACCAGGTTTTTAAAACGTGGAGCAAATTTtgat GGAGATGTTGCAAATGAAGTAGAAACAGAACAAATTGTACATGATTCTGGAGTGAGTTCTTTAAGTAAAGGCCGTTTTAGTTCTTTTGTACAAATGCGTGGATCAGTTCCTGGACATTGGAGTCAGGATGTTAGTAAAATGGTTCCTAAACCTACTATCACTTGTGATTTGGCTGATCCTTATGTAGAAACAGCAG GTGCACATTTTAATCAGCTTTTAAGAAGATATGGTTCTCcaattataattctcaatcTTGTTAAAAaacgtgaaaaaaagaaacatgaaAGTACATTGAGTGAAGAATTATACATGgctgttaaatatttaaaccaATTTTTATCTCCAGAACATCATATTCAATACATAAGGTTTGACATGGCTCGAATGAACAAAAG aaaaaaGTTTAATGTTATGGCACGATTGGCAAATATAGCACATAATGCAGTTTTGAAAACTGGTATTTTTCAATCACAAAATCCATATTACAGTCAAAGGAATTTATTTTCTCCTCAGcctaattacaataaaaaatctcATAAAACAAATTCAAACACGATTTCTTCATTCAATACATATGGCAttcaaaattatacaaatatttccatTGGAGATAATCTATCTGTCAGCTGTAGTACTGATTTTAAATTTGCCAGAGAAAATAAGTATAATGAATTACATGATATAGAAAACAAAGTAAGACAATGCTTCGGTAAAAGGGGTACATTACAAACTGGTATTATTAGAACAAATTGTGTTGATTGTTTAGATCGTACGAACACAGCACAATTTGCGATAGGAAAATGTGCTTTGGGATTCCAATTGTGTGCTTTAGGAGTATTAGAATCTCCTAAATTAGAATTTGACTCTGATTGTGTAAGAATGTTAGAAGAATTATATGAGGATCACGGCGATACATTAGCATTACAATATGGTGGCTCTCAATTGGTGCATAGAATAAAAACTTACag AAAAACTGCACCATGGACAAGTCAGGGTAATGATATTATGCAAACTCTCAGTAGATATTATAGTAACACATTTAGCGATCAAGAAAAACAacatacaattaatttatttttag gtTTATTTATACCTGAAGAAGGAAAGCCTCCTATTTGGGAACTTCTAACAGATTACTATCTTCATCATAAACCCGCTTGTCACTATTCCCGCAGAATAAAACCTTTAACGCAGTGGTGGGATACTACTGTATTAAGATGTCTACCATAtgcattaaatgaaataacaaaaacATGTTCAGAAATAATACAAGTTCAAAATTCAACTGAGGAAATGATTGATGTTTATTACGATTACCATAG gCCATACGAACTGTCTTTACTTTCCGAAGTTTACGCGTATAAAATTAGTCATTCTGTTAGAGATTTTATGCCGCATTTTACAACCAGTTTTAGTCCATTTGCAGTACGAATACGACCAGGTAGAAGAAGGGAAGAAActggtaataaaaatttaaatatgaagAATCCTTCAATGACTGGGCAAAGTAGTACCAGTAGCACAACATCGAGTGCAAG CTCTAGCGATGATTCAAGTTCCGACGAATATGAGAATCATCAGCATACTAATGATTCTCAATTTGTAATGTCGAAAGAAAGCTCGGAATTCACAtcttttgaattattatttccatCTATGAAAGAAGTGTATGGTACTCAACCTCAATATCCTAAAAGGAATGAtgtcatattatataaaag atttGCATTAATTGGACGCAATGCAACATATTCCTCGGATTACACGAAATTGCGTTCGAAATTAGCTCAACAAGTGTCATTCCCTGAAGTGACAACTACTGTAGTTCAAGTACCAGTGATAAAGAAGTCTAGTATTAGTATATATGAGCAATATGTTAAAAGAGCAGAG gtAGGCGGTTCTGTGCCAAGCACCAATGATATTAACttgtatgaaaattatgtGAAACAACAGTTACCGAAAAGACTAATATATTCAAATTGA